The sequence tgtttcgctcgctcggatgctttctccggtgcgATACTGTACATTCGATTTTGAAGGAAAATATGAAACGGACCAAAGATAAATTATTGTATATTTTTCTTGGTAGATGTTTTGGGGAAACCTGGCTCCCCTTGGCATGTGAATATGTCTGCTTGAGGAAGATGACTCAAATTGAAAGAGCAATTATACCCACAACGGATAGGTGTCCCTTCACActagaatgtgtgtgtatgtgatggaGAATGGAAGAACGTGATGGATTATAATAACGTGTGCGTCGGtctcatttatttttatttattcgacttgtttgttttttctcatctctaacattattctctcccccccccccccccccccatttcaacAGACTCTCGCTTGCCCTATTTCAATCTCCCCCCACACTcttttctcctccctctttctccctcggGAGAGGAGATTCTGCCTACTGCTCGTTAGTGCTCCTAGCCAATCTGCATTTTTAATTAGCAGTTATTGCTTCTGCTTAATATTCAAGTGCTACCCCGGGCCAAATGGGAATCCTTACAAAAAAagatggagagggaaagaaagagcgAATGAGAAACCGGCTGGGTATTGTGTTTCACTCCAGGAGCCCAAGACAAAAGCCCCCCCTCGGGGAGAGATTTGGAGGGTTAGGGGGGGTGAGGGGTAGGAGGATGGGTCTGAAGTACAATCCAAGGGGTGACACATTTTTGTGGTGTTTCTCGACCCGCACTGCTACATCATCCTTTTTGATCTTTCTCCCGCTTTCCTTATCTTTTTTTTTGTTGCGCTCTCATTCACCCCACTTTTCATAAATATACCAACTTCTCTCCTGCTCTGCTCATCTCTTCAGGCTAAGTTAAAGGATGTGTCCACCACATCTCCTATCCTCTCCAGgcagagcgtgagagagagagagttgcttTCTTTTTCAtcttttctctcctccccctccagtAAAATACAGAAGGATTTTGACTTCAGGAAACATGGAAGAGGCTTATACCAGAGTCGGCTTTGAACCTTTacaaaaaaatagaactgttttccCCCTCAATTTGAGGATCTTCTTTCCAATTTAGATTTATGCAGAAAGGCCTCATTTGTCAAGCAGGCTGAGTCAGTCCCTGATTTACATAAAGCCTTCGTTTTCTCGGTTCCGCTAATTAGCAATTTGCAGCTTAATTGGAGAGTGGCTCTCGGTTAAGAGACAATGCTAACCACATTTAAAACATTTCTCCAGATGTACTTGACTATCCGTCTCCCCTTTCTGCTGGCCTCAGTCTCTGTCGTTCATCTCTCACCTGCTTCTGGTCCCATCAACAGCCTTCGCTATCTCTGAGTCCCTCTCTCCTTGGCTTCTGTCTCAAAAAGGAAGAGAGGCAGGAACAATGCTTTTTTTTAAAAGTAACTCAGACTACCTCGTCCTGTAGACCTGAACCAGAGAATGTTAAGCATCTTCCCTCTTGCTGTAGTCACTCACTCTTCACTGACTTAACAGGCTTAGTGTCTCTGCACCTATGTACTTCCCTAACCAGAGTGCCTTTTTCTGTGCTGTGTTCCTTTTATATTCTCCAGTATTCTGCTATCACTGCCTAGCTATCCACAATAGTTCCTACTATCTGATATGTGCTGTTTTAATAAAAACCTATTGAGATCCCTTACATTTTTCAGATCAAGAAAATTTTTCTGCTAATGTCGTTTTGGCTTGCTTACTaactgtgttttttttttctgTGGCAGAAGAGCCGTCCTGCTTTACCTGccaactgtgtgagtgtgtgttgccCTCTGCCTGGGCCCTGCTCCAACACGCCCAGCACACACACTCCTTCAGCATCTACCAGGAGGACGGTGAGCAGGAGAAGGATGACGAGGAGAAGATGGGAAGATGGGGTCACCAGCACTCCAAACCTGCAGCTACCCTGGATCCCTGTCAACTGAGCCACACCCTGGCCACTGCCTTCCACCCTTCCGTTCTGCGTCTGCCCCGCATCTTCAGTCCTCATCAGAACCGCAGGCCAGCTTCTCAGGCCAGCTCTATCCCTTCCTCCAGAGAACGACAGGCCCTCAACTTCTGTCTGAGAGAGCTGGCTGAGGGCGGTAACAACACCACCATCCTCACCACCGCTGGAGATCTGGTCACCTCTCCGTCGCCATCCCCCCCGGCCGCCTCTTCCTACCCCCAGTGCGGACCCGCCCAGGCGGGGTTTCCCTGTGAGCTGTGTGGCCAGGGTTTCCAGTCCCTACGCAGCCTGTCAGCCCACCGGAGGACCCACGCATGTGAGCGGCCCTACCACTGTGGCTTGTGTGACCAGGCCTTTGCCCAGAGTGGTCAGCTGGCTCGCCACATGAGGAGTCACCgcggagagacaggagggggctACGAGGGGGTGGAGGTGGGGCTGGTAGTGGAGGATGAGGGGGGTCGGcaggggatgagagggagatttGTAATGCAGGGGGCAGGAGAGAGGGTGTTGAGTGGAGGACCAGGGGAGAGGGAGACCTCTGAGTTGGACCTATCCCAGTCCAAGCCTCACTCCCCAGGCTCTGGACTGATCCTGCTCTCTTCCCAGCCTGGAGGTCCAGACATGAGCCTGCTCAGGCTGTTCCAACCCCagggagaggtggtggagggTCAAGAGGAGCCCCAGCATGCGTCCCCCTACGCCAGCCCTTCAGGGGGGTCACTTGAAAGCGGAGAGACGGGGGGCAGCGGGGAGAGTGGCATCGCCAGCGGAAATTGCACCCCCAAACGTccggagagggaggagagggctcAGGTAGGGGGGGAGTGGGTGagcgagagggatggagagatggcgGGTGGAGAGAAGGAGTGGCTTGCAGGCGGGAACATCAAGGTGGTCCAGGAGTGGCAGAGGGAGAGCGAACGGAGAGGAGGAAACGGCGTCATCAGCAGTAACAGTGGTAACAACGACGGGGGGTcagggaagaagaagaaggaggaagcCTGTGAGTACTGTGGGAAACAGTTCCGGAACAGCAGCAACCTGACGGTGCACCGGCGCAGCCACACGGGAGAACGGCCCTACCAGTGTGGCCTGTGCAGCTACGCATGCGCCCAGAGCTCCAAGCTCACACGCCACATGAAGACCCACGGCGCCCACGGGGCCCGTGCCCCGTTCCTGTGCCAGCTGTGCGGGGTGCCCTTCACTGTGTACGCTACCCTGGAGAAACACCTGAAGAAGGTGCATGGGCTGAGCCATTCCAGCGTCGGGGCCTACACCCAGGCCAGTGCAGCTGATGCCAACTGGGCCCTTGACCAACCCGTCCTCCATTTTGACATCAAGATGGAGGATGAAGCCAGCACGGACCAGACAGAAAGCAACATGGCTGCCATCGACGTGGGAGTGGAGGCTGAGGAGAAccagaaaggggaggtggatggtACTGTTAGCCCAGCCATAGTGGAGGATAGTGTGGGTGAGCTTCCTACTGAAGGCAGTGTGGATGTGGGCTTGGTGTAAACTACGGGTCCAGCATATCCATCATTTCACACTTTTGTACACTGACTAAGACATTCAAAAGCACTGGCTTGGACTCTCAATCATACCAACCACTTTGGCCAACATAAATATCCATATAAATGTAATGAACCTTTCCTACCACTCAACTGGGGATTAATTCAAACTGGAATCTAGGTACCATCCTGCTCTCCTCTGAATTCCCTATCTGTGCAATGCTGAGGTACATCACGTCTCGCCAGAGCTGACAATTAGCATATGCAAATCCACCTACTTAGACCACAGCACAAAACCCAGACATGCAATGGAAAGGTGGAGGGCAAACAGGACTTGAGAACAGGAAGTCAACCACCACAGTCCACCAGAACACAGGACGTTGATCACCATGCTCCAGCAGAATATAGGAAGTGGACACCAGTGGTCAATTGATTGGTAATCATCACTATGTTGAGTGAGTGAACCAATCAGAACTGTCAAATGTAGAAAGTAAAAAAAGgtttaattatttttattttttttatatctaGTGGCAAGAGATTGCGACAATAGTGAGGCTTTCATATCCTGTTCCGTTGCTTTGGTGACAACTGGGATGGTGGTCGTCTCACTCTGTGGACGAATTAAAGACTAGTAGTTTGGACGGAGACTGGGTCAAAGGGGAAACGAACCCAAACATAGATTGCCTGTAGTTTGTCTGTCATTCCTTTTAAATGTGCTTCTTTGACACGACACTTGCCACTTAATGTAAAGTTTATGAGGCTCACGAGGCCCAGCAAGATTGTGTTGTTCCTCTCTGTGTCGatgttatttttatatatatgtgtataagtCTCATCTGCTGATTTCCTTAGCTCCTATGCATAAAAAAAACTGCAATTTAACTTCATATGAAATGTGTGAATGTATTTCCTTTTGTGCTTgataattgggggggggggggggggggggtcttgttCTTTcctttgtttacatttttttttttttttttttacgctgAACTGCTTGAAGCTTACATATGCATGTTTTGCTGCCATTTGAAAATGTTTTCTTTTGCCTGTGTTTTTTTTTAGAATTTGTCCTTATTTATGAACACTGCATGTTAGTGGTTAGCAAACGAAAAGTCTATCTACTGCTGTACTACAGGGTAGAGAGCTACAGTAAATGGCTTGTTGATAGGTGGGAGAGTTTTGTGGGTAACACCGAATGAGCACTTGTGTCTgtatgtttactgtgtgtgtgtatacaggggAATTTTTTGGTAACACTTGACTTGAACCTTCGGTCAAATGCCTAACTAACTACATCCGAACCATGACGTAACAAGTCATAAGCAAGCAGTTTTATGTGCATGGAAAGTGAGCCTATGCCAACAACAATGATGCAGCTAACCTTTGGCTACATTTGCCATTGTGGCTGAGAACATGGTTTGAGTGAAGTGTCACCAACGTTTTGCTGACTACTGTgatttacatgatcattattgaTGTCTATATACACTGATGGCAGGGAACCTTTCTTTTCGGACACTTTGAAAAAACAATTCTATGCTTTGTGTATGAAATGTAGTGATAGGGTAAAATGTAAATGATTGATGGACATGAGTGGAGTATACTTGTTCAGGGACCAATGTTATGTACGTAAAATGGCACTCCTACATGTAGATGTCGTTGCCATCGGTATCATCAATTGACTGGATGCTGTATGCCTCAAACTCATTTCCCCCAGCATTCCTGGTTTCTCTGTCTGTGCTGACTGCAATGAGTCGAACTATGCCACTGTGTTTTTGTAAACTTGATACCATTTTGTCATTGACCTGGTTATGAGAAGTCTCATTAAAACAATTGAGGCAAAGcgatctctgtgtgtgttttggtctCAGTGTAGGAATGGCGAACCGGCTCCTGGAAGTCAAAGGCAGCACATCAGACGGATGTGAACAAGCACAGCGGGTCCTTCATCCAGTGCTGTGACATTACACATTCATAACTCGGGATGACAGGAGTCAGTCCACAGAGAAACGACCCACACAGATCAAACGCACACCGGAGGGAGTTTCTAAAAGGAAGTGACGTGACTCAATCTGTAGGCCAGTTGAACTTTCTGTAGAAGGCTACATAGCCAGGGAATTGGGGACGTGTATGAAGGCTACATATCCAGGGGAATTGGGATGGGACGGGCAAGCTGTAAGGTTTTTAGGGGTAGGGGGTACTGGGTGCCAGGGGTTTGCGCTCACGTAATTGCGGACTGCATTTTGGGGGCACAGAAATCCCTGCGCCAGCATCCTATGGCCATAGCCCTGCCCCCTCTAATGAGAAGGCAGCTCTATGATCCCTATAGCTCATTAACAGCAAGCCTTTTTAATGAGCTTTCAGCAGGGCGGATGGGAGGGGTGGGCACCAGATGCGCACACGCCCCCCACTACCAATTTCTATTGTGTAGGGGAGAATAAGGAGGGAATGAAGAGAACCAAAGCCGTTCACTGGACCAGACCCAGAGGAGTTGGTCTGCTCTTCTCCCCAAAGAGGGCGAGAGGGCAGGTACCACACAGGTGTGGGACAGGTAACCTCCTGCACTTCTCCCCTTGGACCCAGGGCAGGTACGCTACGTGGGCACTCCTGCACCATTTGGTGTCCGTATGGACCAAATTACGCAAGGTAAGGTGATACACAGCAGTGCAGTAGCCTCCACGGCAAATGCTTACCTTCCCACCCCCAACTGGTCTTTGTTTTCCTGCCAGCCACCTCCAGTCCGCAACAATGACCAACCCCGACCCTGCTCCATTCACACTGGGTCAGCCAATCACCTCTCTGGACTTTATCAGACACAGGCCGTCCGCCAATAAAGCAGGGTGCGGGGGAAATCATCAgctgaccgtgtgtgtgtttctgaccaGGGCCCAGCCCTGGGGCGGCGGTGGCATGGACTTTGAGATCTAATAGCCGTGTCTCAGCTCGACAGAGAAGGCTTTTGTTGGGCCAGGACAGGGAGAGGGGTTATAGGAgaatgggctcattgtaatggctggaatggaattaatggaacggagtcaaacacatCAAAACATGGATACCTcgtgtttgactccgttccatttactccagccattacaatgagcctgtcctcctataactCTTCCCGCCAGCCTCCTCTGGTTGGAAACTTTTGGAACGTTTCATGTCTTTCCTGCAGTAAAATGGCCAGAAAGCCATCAGGGTTGTGCAAGAgcttcctgtgtgtatgtgtgtacaaaACACTAACAGCTGAACCAATTGAATTGTTTATAGAGCTAGCAGCACCGTCATGGTTACCTTCCCTGCCttatggccatgcagtcatgggatTCATTCATGATATTGTCTTTGACTCTTGTTATTAGTATAATCTCAAGGGGTAAACAGGGACACTCTGTCGTGTTGATAAGACATCCAATTATGAAAGTTACCACAAATAGCCCAGACAGACATGCAGGTCTGTGATACACTGTGGTATTGTATGGGGCAGGGCTGGAGCTACAAAAATGCCTCTACCTTATATTAGAACTAAGGTCAGGCTTTCTCATGTAAAAAGCCAATTAACTTCTCTTAATTACATTTCTTAACGTATGCCATCCAATCCTCCTCCCCCATGACTCCCCTTTTGCCTCCCAGAACGGAAAAGGGGATACAGTTTAGAAGGCAAGGCAGGGGTGAGGGTTCACACCAAAGGGgtgaggagaaaggggagagatgCGTTTGGGAATGAATAGGCTAAGCCTTCGTTCCCACAACCTCAATCTCCCTCCCCCAACAAAGACCACAACGTGAAACCTAAACCCTGGAATTACACTCCCCCACCCTCTGCCCTCCCCTCCATCACCTAACTCTCCCAGTGAGAGTGTGAGAGGATGGGTGAGAGGCGACACGGTCCCAGCCGTCGAATCCAGTCTGTGCCATTCAACACCTCCACATAATGAGCAGGGGGAACAATGCATTCAGATGGTGTCCATTCTTCAGGGGTTATATAATGATATTGAATGGCTGGGGAGGACCGTATGAGAGTGGCCTTGACGGGCTTCTATGGGGAATAATCATGACAAGGTGGGAACGCTGTGATACAAGGTTATGATAAAAACAGGGCAGGAAGTCTATTGATGTCTGCCATTTAGGTGGTGTAAACAGCAAACCTCTGGTCTAGGATCTACAGGATTTCAATGGAACCAACTGCCGTTACACTGAAGCCTGAAGTTCACCATAATGGCTAATATTACAAGGTGTATGTTTAGTAGTGTGTTCCTAAAGATGAGGCATGTCCTCGAGTACAGTTTCAGTGAATAGCCTAACTGAAAATCTGTATCTGCCTGATTCTCTTCAGTGAATTGTAGCCCAATACAACACTGTCGCCATCTCTCCATTCATGGTTTGCGTCTCGTACTCTTTGTCAGGACCCACAGTGGTCCAAACCTTGCTTAAAACATGGAGCGTTTAAAACGTCTTCTTTATTTTCACTCTATTCATCACGCCTGAAACGTGTCGTATCTTTTTTTGCTCTATTGACACTGAACATATTTGCTGAAATTCTCTTTCGGAGTGCTGTCATTTCAGTGGACATTCTCATTTGGACCTCTTCCACCCACCTCAATACACCCTTATGACCAGCGTAGAGAAAGAAAGAACGGGATATTCTGACATGCACCTTCACAGTCTCATTCCTCCACTAGCTACCTCATTAATAAAACCTCCACTGCCACCTCCACCCACGCAATAACAAGCAGTCTGTTAACACTTCCAGCACTTGACACACACATGAACATGTTCCCTCTGCACCTGGTTAtaaacctctctgtctctctctctctctctctctctctctctctctctccacacctgAGGGCCAGTCACAGGGTCATTCTAGCCCCCCAGCAACACATGAGAGAACTGGAAGAACTAGCTTCTCTGACCCCAGATCCATCCTTTCAGGGTTCCGTGACAGACATaaacgcacgcgcacacacacacatagcctaaCTGCCATGACCTGGCATTACCTGGATGGCTAGCTAAGCCAGCTCTAAGGAAAGTAGGACCTGATTCGTGCCAGGATAAGGAGGAGTTAGCGTTGTGGATAACTGCTGTCGACCGTTCGTCTGAGCGTGTCAAAACACACTGTTTTTTGAATTAATATTCTATGGATTTTCAGACGCAAAGACTGTCATGTACCGGCGGTGGCGGCGGTGGCGGCGTAGGCGGTGGCGGCGTAGGCGGTGGCGGGGTAGGCGGTGTCAGAAGGTTCATATTCTTGATAATTTCCTAACGTCTGTAACGTCAAGACTgtccctcaccctccctttggtaaatctgaccataactctatccttctgattcctgcttacaagcaaaaactcaaaacaggaagtaccagtgacatgctcaatacggaagtggtccaatGAAGCGGATACTAAGCTaaaggactgtttcgctagcacaaactggaatatgttcctcagatcctcaaaaagttatacagctgcaccattgagagcatcttggcACGTCAACTTCTTGGCATctgactgcaaggcgctacagaggttaGTGCATACGGCCataacatcactggggccgaactccctgccatccaggacctctataccaggtgttgtcagaggaaggccctataaattgtcaacgactccagccaaccaagtcataaactgttttctctgctaccgcacagcaa comes from Salvelinus namaycush isolate Seneca chromosome 34, SaNama_1.0, whole genome shotgun sequence and encodes:
- the LOC120028276 gene encoding zinc finger and BTB domain-containing protein 49-like encodes the protein MQGAGERVLSGGPGERETSELDLSQSKPHSPGSGLILLSSQPGGPDMSLLRLFQPQGEVVEGQEEPQHASPYASPSGGSLESGETGGSGESGIASGNCTPKRPEREERAQVGGEWVSERDGEMAGGEKEWLAGGNIKVVQEWQRESERRGGNGVISSNSGNNDGGSGKKKKEEACEYCGKQFRNSSNLTVHRRSHTGERPYQCGLCSYACAQSSKLTRHMKTHGAHGARAPFLCQLCGVPFTVYATLEKHLKKVHGLSHSSVGAYTQASAADANWALDQPVLHFDIKMEDEASTDQTESNMAAIDVGVEAEENQKGEVDGTVSPAIVEDSVGELPTEGSVDVGLV